The following are encoded in a window of Seleniivibrio woodruffii genomic DNA:
- a CDS encoding beta family protein, producing the protein MKLYMPILKNRTIELSVLKELIEVKLCNNIFPMLEIIQEKTRSNSKTTYIEELKELLENHNNYVFVDFPKLTLSKSIADPVKDFLTSVNRDNNFVLEQYKLCSDIKNIIPVISFNQKESPSEKDIKDYMRPLLQNYQRIAFRLSPQQYSSCESFLGLYINNNFLLLDIDDKGHTNPAFKKIFKSIKELKKTYSFYSIILNSNRSAQFYNKNIEDGEPIEEIDNSLKEVFNATSYSFDGFGDYACVSRDLPTSGGAISPAGVFYSKESNFFVGFKGRLAALSEFKNYIAPAIVKSEYWLEFDKVHQKKCPGCKKILDIYNGKKTGMNQGMWKGITMGHYIYTISEEFCEE; encoded by the coding sequence ATGAAATTGTATATGCCTATCCTCAAAAACAGAACCATAGAACTTTCTGTATTAAAGGAACTTATTGAAGTGAAGTTGTGTAACAATATATTCCCTATGCTTGAAATAATCCAAGAGAAAACAAGAAGTAATTCAAAAACAACCTATATAGAAGAACTTAAGGAACTGTTGGAAAATCATAACAATTATGTATTTGTTGACTTTCCAAAATTAACACTGTCAAAATCTATAGCAGATCCGGTAAAAGATTTTCTAACTTCCGTAAATAGAGATAATAACTTTGTATTAGAGCAATATAAGCTCTGTTCAGATATAAAAAATATTATTCCAGTAATTTCATTTAATCAAAAAGAATCACCAAGTGAAAAAGATATTAAAGATTATATGAGGCCCCTTTTACAAAATTATCAGAGAATTGCATTCAGATTGTCACCACAACAGTACAGCAGTTGTGAATCATTTCTAGGTTTATATATAAATAATAATTTCTTACTCTTAGATATTGACGACAAAGGCCATACCAATCCAGCTTTCAAAAAAATCTTTAAAAGTATTAAGGAACTTAAAAAAACTTATTCTTTTTATAGTATTATATTAAACTCAAATCGATCTGCACAGTTTTATAATAAGAATATTGAAGATGGAGAACCAATCGAAGAAATTGATAATAGCTTAAAAGAAGTATTTAATGCCACTTCATATAGCTTTGACGGGTTTGGAGATTATGCTTGTGTCTCAAGAGACCTGCCAACATCAGGAGGAGCTATTAGTCCTGCTGGTGTTTTTTATTCCAAAGAAAGTAATTTCTTTGTCGGTTTTAAAGGAAGACTCGCAGCATTATCAGAGTTCAAAAACTATATTGCACCAGCTATTGTGAAATCTGAATATTGGCTAGAGTTTGACAAAGTACATCAAAAAAAGTGTCCAGGATGTAAAAAAATACTTGATATATATAACGGTAAAAAAACAGGAATGAATCAAGGGATGTGGAAAGGAATTACAATGGGACATTACATCTACACAATCTCAGAAGAATTCTGTGAAGAATAA
- a CDS encoding FRG domain-containing protein: protein MKTITINNFKQFHAKVERYNDNMRFRGVADKNFGLIPKIGRHEFTTNYNKSGIYQDLIDYEEYLMLEFKKYAPQHLTYSPQSEWEWWAIAQHHGLATRLLDWTDNPLVAAYFAVSDLHSKADAAIYVTDCTMFNSNIEDVDSPLEVDEVYIYYPPHINQRIVAQKGMFTVHYDPTCAIIDKHKNKSGDKYFLEKITIPNECKMDFKRILNLYGINASTIYPGLDGITSYLEWKTLHASRKGAE from the coding sequence GTGAAAACAATAACAATCAATAACTTCAAACAATTCCATGCAAAAGTAGAAAGATATAATGACAACATGAGATTTCGTGGTGTAGCTGATAAAAATTTTGGACTTATTCCTAAAATTGGTAGACATGAGTTTACAACTAACTATAATAAATCAGGGATATATCAAGATCTGATTGATTATGAAGAATATCTTATGTTGGAATTCAAAAAGTATGCCCCACAACATTTAACTTATTCCCCACAAAGTGAATGGGAATGGTGGGCAATAGCACAACATCATGGGCTTGCAACAAGACTGCTTGACTGGACGGACAACCCGCTTGTTGCCGCATACTTTGCCGTTTCTGATTTACATTCTAAAGCTGATGCGGCAATATATGTAACCGATTGTACAATGTTTAATTCTAATATTGAGGATGTTGACTCACCTCTAGAAGTTGATGAAGTATATATCTATTATCCACCACATATTAACCAGAGAATAGTTGCTCAGAAAGGGATGTTTACTGTACATTACGACCCAACTTGTGCCATAATAGATAAACATAAAAATAAAAGTGGAGATAAATATTTCCTAGAAAAGATTACTATTCCGAACGAATGTAAAATGGATTTTAAACGCATTTTAAATTTATATGGAATAAACGCTTCCACAATTTATCCAGGGCTAGACGGCATCACAAGCTATCTCGAATGGAAAACTCTTCACGCTTCTAGAAAAGGTGCTGAATAA
- a CDS encoding conjugal transfer protein TraH produces MSKILKTGLTAVLMTTAVATAHAEANWVDDWFDAAVTTQPGVFESQQRTYATLGSFNGRLKTHTDSLLTISKPHINVGCGGIDIFMGGFSFLNPDYLVEKAEKMIRVAPYVAFDMALNELSTTVATIKDRAENIINALNSLQMDECKSAKALVVSAKQWASGNSDAALDTISSGLIQGADSLWKEAKQGFTDDPGGKVKSSINSSSMSSAGKSELLKEGSLLNSIGAKMGITTTRIAQMRALIGDIDISYSGEYRFTPIGNCAEATYDALIDKTPYKKGAGTSASCTQTGGNTIQEYVNTNIDGIAQKIMNDKTSPYTNTEKDYIGKAVIPVVYILNTASKYGETQLQEASEEIKPIAAKAYAFYMFIEMVRNVTDAAKKYEEYLATCTGDEFTTSHREAIKTLLERAKEVRSEAFEHYQASIGDMNHLYDVLDTYKQQQNEIDSIINDSKYAMGRVF; encoded by the coding sequence ATGTCCAAAATTCTGAAAACAGGATTAACTGCGGTCCTTATGACTACAGCGGTTGCGACAGCACATGCAGAGGCTAACTGGGTTGATGACTGGTTTGACGCAGCTGTTACGACTCAGCCTGGAGTATTTGAATCCCAGCAGAGAACCTATGCAACGCTAGGCAGTTTCAACGGCAGACTAAAAACCCATACTGACAGCTTATTAACAATATCCAAGCCCCATATCAATGTCGGGTGCGGCGGTATCGATATCTTCATGGGCGGGTTCAGCTTTCTTAATCCTGACTACCTTGTGGAAAAAGCTGAAAAGATGATTCGTGTAGCTCCATATGTGGCTTTTGATATGGCTCTCAATGAATTATCTACCACCGTAGCAACCATAAAAGATAGAGCAGAGAATATCATTAATGCTCTGAACAGCCTTCAGATGGACGAGTGTAAATCAGCAAAAGCTCTGGTAGTTTCTGCAAAGCAGTGGGCATCGGGCAACAGTGATGCGGCTCTGGACACAATAAGTTCCGGACTAATTCAAGGTGCTGACAGCCTCTGGAAAGAGGCTAAGCAGGGATTTACTGATGACCCCGGTGGTAAGGTTAAATCCAGTATTAATAGCAGTTCGATGAGCTCTGCAGGAAAATCGGAATTATTGAAAGAAGGCTCGCTGCTTAACAGCATCGGAGCGAAAATGGGTATAACCACTACTAGAATCGCACAGATGAGAGCTCTTATCGGTGATATAGATATCAGCTATTCAGGCGAGTACAGATTCACTCCAATCGGCAATTGTGCAGAAGCGACTTATGATGCTCTGATTGATAAAACTCCATATAAAAAAGGTGCGGGTACTTCCGCATCATGCACACAGACAGGCGGCAACACTATTCAGGAGTATGTGAACACTAATATAGACGGCATAGCTCAGAAAATAATGAATGACAAAACTTCCCCATATACCAACACTGAAAAAGATTACATAGGAAAAGCTGTAATTCCTGTCGTCTACATCCTAAACACTGCATCCAAATATGGTGAAACACAGCTTCAGGAGGCTTCAGAAGAAATCAAACCCATAGCTGCAAAGGCATATGCTTTCTATATGTTTATTGAAATGGTTAGGAACGTTACCGATGCTGCAAAAAAGTATGAAGAGTATCTTGCGACATGTACCGGCGATGAGTTTACCACTTCCCACAGAGAGGCTATTAAGACGCTTTTGGAGAGGGCAAAAGAGGTGAGGTCGGAAGCGTTTGAGCACTATCAGGCATCCATAGGAGATATGAACCATTTATATGATGTTCTGGATACCTATAAGCAGCAGCAGAATGAAATAGACAGTATAATAAACGACAGTAAATATGCAATGGGCAGAGTATTCTGA
- a CDS encoding conjugal transfer protein TraG N-terminal domain-containing protein, producing the protein MNFEYYVYGDFKSMVMAFKGVAAAFSMSFFSQLLYISIVTSVFFGVIYAVSDMATGGRTDINYILKKTLMAFVLVTALTGSTATVHVYDPVRNKYEAVGGVPIGLAAFAGISNTMARSVVDVIETVFNPIMSINEIGFGDGFEMLTASAAIGNAASSADPLLSETIDKYMYNCLDQAIASRDITIGDLESNSDLVDAIKLDYRVFYTDVYTDANPKGSLMECADAWANINTRVKSTLFTDKVMKDFCDRVGYDSTDASEFNVCKTKFSGLVQNFATNGSFDLNTFVASSFIARRYLQPGLDGGVYMAVRQADKLAQAANWTSTGMSKYIPQIQSMLATIFITMFIVVILFMFVSPLPAIKLYMGLWAWLMLWIIVDTMMNSYVQSHAVEQFRIIKECGMGLATQFDLGMSSIKMLEQYGDARWVGIGISSLFGTALFGIQGSSVFSNFTNRMAHNYQASAYTAAKDMATPMDRANHYNDMYSASTTGMTQARLSSVSTTAPDSYRAAMEKTADVQHSKNMMKAFGGDWNTAGGAVADAKSVSSLKEIGYSQSMLKAASEAGVGIKDLEGAKGFKDTMEKAGLWEEFKNGRVNGETVKQAAKFNLLSEKGQSDAAMVMSQVTGRSYDDVVKDMKTGSGMQEYFRFQNAKTAANSMGMDVSELYKAGSNKFALSLNEEQAKTAGFKSGAGDYQVSFDKDSNVVFQHVDYGKSAVGKYNELMLDDKKTGKTWALKGASVSEEGNGLKVSGIDKNGNKVELFGYGNVEANSDGRGNGFMSVVSRTEDSNRDRLNVFADGKKHSITGAKLHNENGTWSITGQEKGKSKSFIGTGHFDDKGGFVFDKTSQNKSDVDKSSQVNVSDIYTGGKKVNTVNQTQTGNDVAVLDKYTYDSSKNIVDGVKQDFRDTYYTGHDNVNYNVDQDKTRKGSDYDSGNNYKNVFQGGLDKKESENLAQAAWAAAYNKDSSWITSPTTGKRHINWKTFEKNLASEIRQQTDDMNRTIGGFVKSSYSSSNTVYGKIASGVQGTISAGTPGAVKTLTGVGSEVQGYAKSEIGWENKQQSSYSSDKIYKTIQSDHISAIALSKKADGSIDEGKFISGYSKKLNETATNYDIASKK; encoded by the coding sequence ATGAATTTTGAATACTATGTCTATGGTGATTTCAAATCAATGGTGATGGCTTTTAAAGGCGTTGCCGCAGCGTTCAGCATGTCCTTTTTTTCTCAGCTGTTATACATCTCAATTGTTACCAGTGTGTTCTTTGGCGTGATATATGCCGTTTCAGATATGGCGACAGGCGGCAGAACAGACATAAACTACATTCTGAAAAAGACACTGATGGCATTTGTCCTTGTGACTGCATTGACTGGCAGCACTGCAACAGTTCATGTTTATGACCCTGTCAGAAACAAATATGAAGCTGTCGGTGGGGTTCCGATAGGGCTTGCCGCTTTTGCAGGTATAAGCAACACCATGGCGAGGTCTGTTGTGGATGTTATTGAAACTGTTTTTAATCCCATCATGTCGATAAATGAGATCGGCTTTGGCGATGGTTTTGAGATGCTGACAGCATCGGCGGCAATCGGCAATGCTGCGTCATCGGCAGATCCATTGTTATCTGAGACAATCGACAAATACATGTATAACTGCCTCGATCAGGCTATAGCCTCAAGAGATATAACCATTGGCGATTTAGAGTCAAATTCAGATTTAGTTGATGCTATCAAACTCGATTACAGAGTCTTCTACACAGATGTTTATACAGATGCAAATCCCAAGGGCTCACTGATGGAATGTGCTGATGCGTGGGCGAACATCAATACAAGGGTAAAGAGTACTCTATTTACCGACAAAGTTATGAAAGACTTTTGCGATAGGGTGGGATACGACTCAACTGATGCGAGTGAGTTCAACGTCTGTAAGACCAAATTTTCAGGATTGGTTCAGAATTTTGCCACAAACGGATCGTTTGATCTGAATACGTTTGTTGCGTCATCATTCATAGCTCGAAGGTATCTACAACCTGGGCTTGACGGTGGAGTATATATGGCTGTCAGGCAGGCTGATAAACTTGCACAGGCGGCAAACTGGACAAGCACTGGCATGTCAAAATACATCCCACAGATTCAGTCAATGCTTGCGACTATTTTTATCACAATGTTCATCGTGGTTATCCTGTTTATGTTTGTCAGTCCGCTGCCTGCTATAAAGCTCTATATGGGCTTGTGGGCGTGGTTAATGCTTTGGATTATTGTTGATACGATGATGAACAGCTATGTCCAGTCTCACGCAGTGGAACAGTTCAGAATAATCAAAGAGTGCGGGATGGGCTTGGCGACTCAGTTTGATCTTGGAATGAGTTCAATAAAAATGCTTGAACAATACGGTGACGCACGGTGGGTTGGTATAGGGATTTCGAGCCTTTTTGGAACGGCTCTTTTTGGCATTCAGGGGAGTTCTGTATTCAGTAACTTTACCAACCGTATGGCTCATAACTATCAGGCTTCAGCATACACTGCGGCAAAGGACATGGCTACTCCTATGGATAGAGCCAATCACTATAATGATATGTACAGTGCGTCCACGACAGGCATGACACAGGCGAGGCTGAGTTCAGTCAGCACAACAGCCCCTGATTCATATAGAGCGGCAATGGAGAAGACCGCTGATGTTCAGCACTCAAAAAATATGATGAAAGCTTTTGGTGGGGACTGGAACACGGCAGGAGGTGCAGTAGCAGATGCTAAGTCAGTATCAAGTCTAAAAGAGATTGGTTATTCGCAGAGTATGCTTAAAGCTGCTTCAGAGGCTGGAGTCGGTATAAAAGACCTTGAAGGAGCCAAAGGGTTTAAAGACACCATGGAGAAAGCAGGACTATGGGAAGAATTCAAAAATGGTCGTGTTAACGGAGAAACAGTAAAGCAGGCTGCGAAGTTTAACCTGCTATCAGAAAAGGGGCAGTCGGATGCGGCTATGGTTATGTCGCAGGTGACTGGCAGAAGCTATGACGATGTCGTAAAGGATATGAAAACCGGTTCCGGCATGCAGGAGTATTTTAGATTTCAGAATGCCAAAACAGCCGCTAACTCAATGGGCATGGATGTGTCTGAGCTATACAAAGCAGGGAGCAACAAGTTTGCGTTGAGTCTTAATGAGGAACAGGCAAAGACTGCTGGTTTTAAATCTGGTGCCGGTGATTATCAGGTATCATTTGACAAGGACAGCAATGTTGTTTTTCAGCATGTCGATTACGGGAAATCCGCAGTTGGTAAATACAATGAGTTGATGCTGGATGATAAGAAAACAGGCAAGACATGGGCTCTGAAAGGTGCTTCTGTATCTGAAGAGGGAAACGGGTTGAAAGTATCCGGCATCGATAAAAATGGCAATAAAGTTGAGCTCTTTGGATATGGTAATGTTGAGGCTAATTCAGATGGGCGTGGAAATGGCTTTATGAGTGTTGTCAGCAGAACAGAGGATTCCAACAGAGACAGACTCAACGTTTTTGCAGACGGCAAGAAGCATTCAATAACAGGAGCAAAGCTGCATAACGAGAATGGAACATGGAGCATTACAGGGCAGGAGAAAGGGAAATCAAAGAGCTTCATTGGTACTGGTCATTTTGATGATAAAGGAGGTTTTGTATTTGATAAGACATCGCAGAATAAATCTGATGTTGATAAGTCATCGCAAGTGAATGTCTCAGACATTTATACCGGTGGTAAGAAAGTTAATACTGTCAATCAGACCCAAACAGGAAACGATGTGGCCGTTCTTGATAAATATACTTACGATTCATCAAAAAATATTGTTGATGGTGTTAAACAGGATTTCCGAGATACCTACTACACCGGTCACGATAATGTAAATTATAATGTAGATCAGGATAAGACTCGCAAAGGAAGCGATTATGATTCCGGCAATAACTACAAAAATGTATTTCAGGGTGGTCTGGATAAAAAAGAGTCTGAAAACCTTGCTCAGGCTGCATGGGCTGCGGCATATAATAAAGATTCATCATGGATAACGAGTCCTACAACTGGTAAGAGACATATAAACTGGAAGACATTTGAGAAGAATCTTGCGTCTGAAATCAGGCAGCAAACAGACGATATGAACAGAACCATCGGCGGGTTTGTAAAAAGTAGCTACAGTAGCAGCAATACTGTTTATGGAAAAATTGCAAGTGGAGTCCAAGGAACTATCAGTGCAGGAACTCCGGGAGCTGTAAAAACCTTAACTGGTGTTGGATCAGAGGTGCAAGGATATGCAAAATCAGAAATTGGATGGGAAAACAAGCAACAATCTTCTTATAGCTCGGATAAAATTTATAAAACAATTCAGAGTGACCATATTAGTGCTATAGCTTTGTCTAAAAAAGCGGACGGTTCGATAGATGAGGGCAAATTTATCAGCGGATATTCAAAGAAACTGAACGAAACAGCGACTAACTATGATATTGCCAGCAAAAAATAA